In the Mya arenaria isolate MELC-2E11 chromosome 11, ASM2691426v1 genome, one interval contains:
- the LOC128208228 gene encoding actophorin-like isoform X2: protein MASGISVDDECAAAWVALQAGHKHSYVIFKISDDKKKIEVDCKGEPGEPYQSLREKLKQKGACRYAVMDFEYDPVKKAKKTVFIAWVPDDCSIKEKMLYASSKQAMKDKLTGFGKEIQANDDDELDEKHLMEKCCSKYD, encoded by the exons GCTTCTGGAATTTCTGTTGATGATGAATGTGCTGCTGCGTGGGTAGCTCTACAGGCTGGACACAAGCACAGCTATGTTATCTTCAAGATTAGTGAcgacaagaaaaaaatagaagttgACTGTAAAGGCGAGCCAG gGGAACCATATCAATCTCTAAGGGAAAAATTGAAACAGAAAGGAGCGTGTCGTTATGCTGTGATGGACTTTGAGTATGACCCCGTAAAAAAGGCCAAAAAAACAGTCTTCATTGCATG GGTACCTGACGACTGTTCAATCAAAGAGAAGATGTTGTATGCTTCAAGCAAACAAGCTATGAAGGATAAACTCACTGGCTTTGGAAAGGAAATCCAggctaatgatgatgatgaactgGACGAGAAACATCTAATGGAAAAATGTTGCAGCAAATATGACTGA